TACAATGGATCCTCCAAAAATATGAGTAACTTACAGAATCCCCCCACATTGAATTCACTTAGCCCCCTGGGGTTTTGGGATGGCGCCTTAGGCGCCCTTGCTCGCGAGCTCTCTCCCCAACAATTTAAAACCTGGATTCAACCCCTAACTTTAGTATCTTTTGATGAGAGTGAGCAGTCACTCATATTGGGAGCCCCAAACAGATTTAAGCTTGACTGGATTAAGAAGACATTTTCTGATCGCTTCCAAGAGATGGCCGACCAGTATTTTGGGCAGCCAATTACTCTAAGCTTCATCCTAAATGTTGAGGGGTCGGCAGCACAAACGGTTGAGGTAAGTGCCCCCCAAGAAAAGTTTGAGGCCCCAGAGCTTGCTCTTAGCCCAGATAGCACCTCGACAGAGGAACAAGCCTTTGAGATTGAAGACCACTCTAAGTTGAACCCAAACCTGACCTTTGAGACATTTGTGACCGGTAAGGCAAATCAATTGGCAAGAGCAGCATCAATTCAGGTGGCTCATAACCCCGGCACATCTTATAACCCCATGTTTTTGTATGGCGGGGTTGGCTTGGGCAAAACTCACTTGATACATGCGATTGGAAACCACCTTCTAAAAGAGAAGCCGAACGCCCGAATTCGGTACATTCATGCCGAACAATACGTCTCTGATGTCGTTAGGGCTTATCAACAAAAAGCTTTTGATCGATTTAAACGCTATTACCACTCATTAGACCTGCTGCTAATTGATGATATTCAGTTTTTTAGCGGCAAATCCAGGACTCAAGAAGAGTTTTTCTATGCTTTTGAGGCGCTTCTGAGTAATAAAGCCCAGGTCATCATTACCAGCGACACCTACCCCAAGGAAATGGCTGGAATTGATGATCGACTCATTTCCCGGTTTGACTCTGGTTTAACCGTCGCCATTGAGCCCCCCGAACTTGAAATGCGGGTTGCTATTTTGATGAAAAAAGCCCTAAGCGAGGGAATTCCCATGAGTGAGGATGTGGCTTTTTTTGTAGCAAAACACCTCAGGTCCAATGTGCGGGAATTGGAGGGCGCATTAAGAAAGATTCTGGCATTTGTGCGCTTTCATGGCAAAGAAGTCACTATTGATGTGGCTCGTGTGGCCCTCAAGGACTTACTTTCTATACAAAACCGCCAAATCTCTGTTGAAAATATTCAAAAAGCGGTAGCAGATTTTTACAGTATTAAGGTTGCGGATATGTATTCCAAAAAGCGCCCGGCCAATATTGCACGCCCTCGCCAAATCGCCATGTTCATGGCTAAAGAGTTAACCCAAAAAAGCCTCCCGGAGATTGGTGAGCTATTTGGTGGGCGAGACCACACCACAGTCTTACATGCTGTGCGGAAGATTGGTGATGAACGCTCACATGATGGCCAACTCAATCATGAAATTCATGTGATTGAACAAACCCTAAAATCATAAGTTTTTTGCTTGTGGATAAGTCTGTGGATAGTTTAGGGGATAAGTTTGGGGATAGCTTGTGGATAAATTGTGGAAAGTTCACGCTTCATGCAAAAATAGGGTGTTGATTAAAAGTTATCCACTATTTATGCAGTCTTTATACAAAAGTTTTCCACAGGTTTTTTTGGTTTTAACAGCTTGTTTTTTATACGGTTTTTGAGTTATCCACCGAAATAACAAGCCTTATTACTACTACTAATGAGATATATACAAGGATTTAAAAGCAATGCAACTAATAAACACTTCACGTGACAGTTTGTTAAAACCACTTCAGGTTGTTAGTGGCATTGTTGAGCGTCGACACACCTTACCCATCTTGGCAAACTTGTTGTTTAAAAAACAGGGTGATAAGGTTTCTTTTATCTCCACTGATATCGAAATTCAGATTACAACCAATGCCAATTTTGGTGTTGGTTCAGAAGACGTAACAACTACAGTTGCAGCAAGAAAATTACTTGACATCCTACGTGCACTTCCCGAGGGGCCGGTTGCCTTAAATCTTAAGGACAACAAAATGGTTGTTCAAAGCGGGAAAAGCCGCTTCTCTTTACAAACTTTATCTGCAACCGAGTTCCCAATAATGCAAAGTGTTGGTGAGGTGACTGCGAGTTGGAAGATGACTCAAAAGAGTTTTCGTCAACTAGTTAGTCAAGTTCACTTTGCGATGGCGCAGCAGGATATTCGCTATTACCTAAATGGTATGTTGTTGGTTATTGAGGGCAAGCAAGTAATTGCTGTGGCAACCGATGGTCATCGCTTGGCTTACTCCCAGGTTGAGTTGGCAGAAGCCCCTGTAGGCTCTGGTCAAAAACAAGAAATTATTATTCCTCGTAAAACTATTCTTGAGTGCCAACACTTGCTTGAAGATTCAGACGAGATGCTTGAGATGAGCCTCACGTCCAATCAAGTGAAATTTACTTTTGGTGATATTGAATTGATTTCAAAATTGGTCGAGGGTAAGTTCCCTGACTTTCAACGAGTAATTCCAAAAGGACATAAAAATTCACTAGTTGTTGGTCGTGATGTTTTGCAGTCCGCACTTCAGCGCGCTGCTATTTTGACAACCGACAAATTTAAAGGTGTACGTTTTTCTTTATCACCAAATCGAATTACTGTTCAATCAACCAATGCCGAACAAGAAGAGGCGCAAGAGGAAATTGAAACCGAGTATGGTGGTGATGCAGTTGAAATTGGCTTTAATGTGAGTTATTTGTTAGATGTCTTATCAAACCTGAAGAATGAAAAAATTCAAATTAGTTTGGGTGATGCCAATAGTAGTGCGGTGATCACCTTACCTGGTTCAGAAGACTTCAAGTATGTTGTGATGCCAATGCGTATTTAATTTAGAAAAAAATGACTGAAGAAAAAAAGGTAGTAGAGCAGTACGGTGCATCATCGATCCAAATCTTAGAAGGCCTTGAGGCTGTTCGTAAACGCCCAGGAATGTACATTGGAGACACCTCTGATGGAACTGGTTTACATCACTTGGTTTTTGAGGTTTTAGATAACTCTATTGATGAGGCGCTAGCTGGGTATTGTTCTGAAATTACTGTAGTCATCCAAACCGATAATTCAATTTCTATTGTTGATAACGGACGGGGTGTACCAACCGGCATTAAATACGACGACAAACACGAGCCAAAAAGAAGTGCGGCTGAGATTGTGATGACTGAGTTACATGCTGGTGGTAAGTTTGATCAAAACAGCTATAAGGTTTCTGGTGGTTTACATGGTGTTGGTGTTAGTTGTGTAAACGCACTATCAAAATGGTTGAAGCTCACCATTCGTCGTGATGGTAAAGCCCATTACATGGAATTTGCACGTGGCGTTATCCAGAACCGTAATATCCAAGAAGAAAATGGCGTAGCAATTTCTCCAATTTCTATTACAGGTGATACATCCCTGTCGGGCACAGAGGTTCACTTCCTAGCCGATGAAGATATTTTTGGAAATATTGAATTTCACTATGAGATTCTTGTTAAACGTATTCGAGAACTCTCATTCTTAAATAACGGCGTACACATTAAATTAATTGATCAACGTTCTGGTCAAGAAGAGGACTTTGCGTTCTCTGGTGGTGTAAAAGGTTTTGTTGAGTACATCAATCAAACAAAAAATGTTTTACACCCAAATATTTTTTATGCAGAAGGAATTCGTCCATCTGACTTAGGTGGCAATATTACCGCTGAAGTATCTATGCAATGGAATGATAGTTTTAGTGAGCAGGTTTTATGTTTCACTAACAATATTCCACAGCGCGATGGTGGTACTCACTTGACAGGTCTACGTGCTGCAATGACCCGAGTAATCAATAAATACATTGATGAACATGAGGTTGCTAAAAAAGCCAAGGTAGAAATTTCTGGGGATGACATGCGCGAAGGACTCGCTTGTGTGTTGTCGGTAAAAGTTCCAGAACCAAAGTTTTCAAGTCAAACAAAAGATAAATTAGTTTCCAGTGAGGTTCGTGGACCTGTTGAGGAAATTGTTGCCGAAGCTTTAAGTGCTTATCTGCAAGAGCGGCCAGCCGACGCCAAAATCCTGTGCGGAAAAATCGTTGATGCGGCCCGTGCGCGGGAGGCTGCGCGTAAAGCGCGTGATATGACGCGCCGCAAGGGTGTTTTGGATGGCTTAGGTCTCCCAGGAAAATTAGCGGATTGCCAAGAAAAAGATCCAACTAAATCAGAATTATTTATTGTCGAGGGAGACTCAGCGGGAGGTTCTGCAAAGCAGGGGCGTGATCGCCGGTTCCAGGCAATTCTTCCGCTTAAGGGAAAAATCTTGAATGTGGAGAAGGCCCGCTTCGACAAAATGCTGGCCAGCCAAGAGGTTGTTACATTAATTACCGTGCTTGGTACTGGGATTGGTGTTGAGGAATACAAAGCCGACAAGCTGCGCTATCACCGCATCATCATCATGACCGACGCGGACGTTGATGGTAGTCACATCCGCACACTCTTACTTACATTCTTTTATAGACAGATGCCTGAGTTAATTGAGCGCGGTCACATTTATATTGCACAACCACCTTTATATAAGGTGAAGTTTGGTAAAAATGAGCAGTACATTAAAGATGACGCCGAGTTGAATCAACTACTCTTAAAGATTGCTTTGGAATCAGCATCACTTCAAACCCCTACTGGTGAAGTTATTGAGGGTGCCGCATTGGGTGAGTTGGCCAAACACTATCAAGTGATTCAGTCCATTGTTGATCGCCTCTCGCGTACCATTGACGAAGATGCTTTACGCGCCATTGCTTCGGGCACTCAACTGAACTTAGATACAGAAAAGTCCGCTCAAGAGTCCGCAGATCGTCTTCGGATTGCGTTGGCAGATTCCTTAAATCCTTTAGCACTCGCACCTGAAATTATTGTGCAGAAGGAAGAGCGCACCGATCGCTACAAGTTATTATTGTCCCGTCGCATTCATGGCAACTTGAAGTTGTCTGCAATTAACTCAGACTTTGTGCATGGTGATGACTACCAAAGCCTGGCAAACGCAGCAGCTGTTTTATCTGGCAAGGTGTTGCCAGGATCAAAAGTGCGTCGTGGTGATCCAGATAAGAATCAAAAAGAACAGTCTATTCAAGACTTCAGGGCGGCCTTTGCTTGGTTGCTTTCAGAGGCAGAACGTGTTCTCAGTCGTCAGCGCTATAAAGGTCTTGGTGAGATGAATCCATCGCAGTTGTGGGAGACCACAATGGATGCTGGCTCACGCACCTTGCTTCAAGTCAAAATTGAAGATGCAATTGCTGCGGATCAGGTCTTCACCACCCTAATGGGTGATGAGGTTGAGCCGCGCCGTGCATTTATCGAGAAAAATGCATTAATTGCTCGTAACCTGGATGTTTGATTTACATGAGTAAAAAGAAATTGGCCGCTCCGAAAATTGATCGCTCAAGAATTGTTGTGAAGTCTTCCCCAATTCATGGAAAAGGCGTGTTTGTTGCTAAGCCAATAAAAAAAGGTGAGGCCATCATTGAATACAAGGGTGAGCGCATTAGCTGGAAGCTGGCTGAGAGGCGGCATCCCCACGATCCAAAAGATCCAAACCATACTTTTTATTTTTCTTTAGAGGATGGTCGATGTATTGATGCCAAGTATGGTGGCAATGCCGCTCGCTGGATTAATCACTCATGTAAGCCTAGTTGTGAAACTCGGGAAGATAGTTTTAATGGTGAGCCTCGCGTCTTTATTTATGCGAAACGCAACCTTAAGTTGGGCGAGGAGCTTTTTTATGACTACTCGCTTGATGTAGAGGGCCCCATCACAAAGCAAATGAAAAAAGATTATGAGTGTCGGTGTGGTGCAAAAAAGTGCCGCGGCACCATGCTATCCCTCAACGAAAAATAATTTCATCAATGTTGTTCGTTAGCATTCAAGATTTAGAGGCGGCAATCAATTATTGGCGTAGCCAATCTCCAGCCTTTGGTGAGGAATTGCATCTTTGCCCAGAAGCTGCGGCGCTCGCAAAACCCTATGCCCTCATGATTGTTCAAGGCGCACAAAGAATTCCAGTTGATACATTGGATGAGACCGCAAAACTAGCAATTCAAAATTTTCTAAAAATTACTCGCTAAGACTAATCAAGATACCTTTTGTAATTTTAGGGTTATCGCTATATTAGTGATCGCCCTCTTGATGTATTCTTATTTTCTTACCCAAACAAGGGTGTGGGGATTTAAGTTTGCAAGAAACAATACTAAAAACAATTGGTCTAGGAAAATCCTTTAAAGGTTTTTCTGCGGTGAGTGATGTCAACTTAGATGTCACTCGAGGAACTATCCACGCCCTAATTGGGCCCAACGGTGCAGGCAAAACGACTTGCTTTAACCTGCTTACAAAATTCTTAGAACCTTCTAGCGGCCAAATACTATTTAATGGTTTTGATATCACCAAAGAAAAGCCAGCTCAAATTGCTCGACGCGGCGTTGTTCGCTCTTTCCAGATTTCGGCGGTTTTTCCTCACTTGACTGTTTTAGAAAATGTTCGTGTTGCACTGCAACAAGGATTGGGTACCGAGTTTCATTTTTGGAAGTCTGGAGACTCCCTTAATGTGCTTAAAGAGCGGGCAGAGGAGTTGTTATGTGAGGTCGGTTTGGCGGATTTTGCTCACGAGGAAACTTTAAATCTGGCTTATGGCCGCAAGCGTGCCTTGGAAATTGCTACCACCATGGCAATGGAGCCTGAGCTAATGTTGTTAGATGAGCCTACACAAGGTATGGGTCATGAGGATGTTGAGCGTGTGACCGAGCTAATTGACCGGGTGGCCAAGGGCCGTACTATTTTGATGGTCGAGCACAATATGAAGGTGGTTTCGTCTATTGCCGACCGTATTACCGTGTTGCAGCGTGGCTCGGTGCTAGCTGAGGGCTCTTATGATGAGGTTTCAAATAATCCCCAGGTGGTTGAGGCTTACATGGGTAGCCATGGGGGCGACAGCATATGAGCACCATGGCGCTTGAGGTTAAAAATCTCGAATCTTGGTATGGTGAGTCTCACATTCTTCATGGTGTGAACTTCGCAGTTCGTGACGGTGAGGTGGTTACTCTTTTGGGTCGAAACGGGGCGGGTCGAAGCACCATCTTAAAAACCATTTTGGGTTTAACTAGCAAGAGAACTGGCTCAGTAGAAATCTATGGCACCCAAACTATTGCGATGCCAACCTATAGAATTGCCCGCCTAGGCGTTGGCTTTTGCCCGGAAGAGCGCGGCATCTTTGCCAGCCTAAGTGCCGAAGAGAACCTGATGCTATTGCCAGAAATTGCACCTGGCGGCATGGGTTTGGATGAGATATACGAGATGTTCCCCAATCTGTATGAGCGACGCAATAGCCCTGGTACAAGACTATCTGGAGGTGAGCAGCAGATGCTCGCAATGGCGCGCATTCTGAGAACGGGTGCAAAACTATTGTTGTTGGACGAGATCACCGAAGGTTTGGCCCCTGTGATTGTGCAAAAACTGGGTGAGGTGGTAACTAGTCTACGAAATAAAGGCTTCACCATTGTGTTGGTGGAGCAAAACTTCCGTTTTGCTGCACCGCTAGCGGACAGACATTATGTAGTTGAGCACGGCAATGTTGTTGAGGTTGTCAATCAAAATGAGTTGGCTGAAAAAGCAGGTTTATTAAATGAGTATCTTGGTGTTTAGTGGTTATTTATAGGAGACATAAATGAAGTTAAAGCAAATTACCGCGTGTCTGGTGGCGGCAACCTTTTTTGGTTCAAATCCAGCATTCGCGCAAACATCTAAAGTGAGTGGTGACGTCATTAAGATTGGCGTGTTAACCGACCTTTCTTCAACCTATTCTGATTTGGCTGGCCCTGGTGCGGTGATTGCCGCCAAAATGGCAATTGCTGACTTTTCAAAAGACGGCACCGTTATTGGTAAGAAGATTGAGCTTCTTAGTGCGGACCATCAAAACAAGGCTGATATCG
The genomic region above belongs to Polynucleobacter sp. AP-Ainpum-60-G11 and contains:
- a CDS encoding ABC transporter ATP-binding protein, with product MSTMALEVKNLESWYGESHILHGVNFAVRDGEVVTLLGRNGAGRSTILKTILGLTSKRTGSVEIYGTQTIAMPTYRIARLGVGFCPEERGIFASLSAEENLMLLPEIAPGGMGLDEIYEMFPNLYERRNSPGTRLSGGEQQMLAMARILRTGAKLLLLDEITEGLAPVIVQKLGEVVTSLRNKGFTIVLVEQNFRFAAPLADRHYVVEHGNVVEVVNQNELAEKAGLLNEYLGV
- a CDS encoding ABC transporter ATP-binding protein; amino-acid sequence: MQETILKTIGLGKSFKGFSAVSDVNLDVTRGTIHALIGPNGAGKTTCFNLLTKFLEPSSGQILFNGFDITKEKPAQIARRGVVRSFQISAVFPHLTVLENVRVALQQGLGTEFHFWKSGDSLNVLKERAEELLCEVGLADFAHEETLNLAYGRKRALEIATTMAMEPELMLLDEPTQGMGHEDVERVTELIDRVAKGRTILMVEHNMKVVSSIADRITVLQRGSVLAEGSYDEVSNNPQVVEAYMGSHGGDSI
- the dnaA gene encoding chromosomal replication initiator protein DnaA, with the translated sequence MSNLQNPPTLNSLSPLGFWDGALGALARELSPQQFKTWIQPLTLVSFDESEQSLILGAPNRFKLDWIKKTFSDRFQEMADQYFGQPITLSFILNVEGSAAQTVEVSAPQEKFEAPELALSPDSTSTEEQAFEIEDHSKLNPNLTFETFVTGKANQLARAASIQVAHNPGTSYNPMFLYGGVGLGKTHLIHAIGNHLLKEKPNARIRYIHAEQYVSDVVRAYQQKAFDRFKRYYHSLDLLLIDDIQFFSGKSRTQEEFFYAFEALLSNKAQVIITSDTYPKEMAGIDDRLISRFDSGLTVAIEPPELEMRVAILMKKALSEGIPMSEDVAFFVAKHLRSNVRELEGALRKILAFVRFHGKEVTIDVARVALKDLLSIQNRQISVENIQKAVADFYSIKVADMYSKKRPANIARPRQIAMFMAKELTQKSLPEIGELFGGRDHTTVLHAVRKIGDERSHDGQLNHEIHVIEQTLKS
- a CDS encoding SET domain-containing protein, yielding MSKKKLAAPKIDRSRIVVKSSPIHGKGVFVAKPIKKGEAIIEYKGERISWKLAERRHPHDPKDPNHTFYFSLEDGRCIDAKYGGNAARWINHSCKPSCETREDSFNGEPRVFIYAKRNLKLGEELFYDYSLDVEGPITKQMKKDYECRCGAKKCRGTMLSLNEK
- the gyrB gene encoding DNA topoisomerase (ATP-hydrolyzing) subunit B, which translates into the protein MTEEKKVVEQYGASSIQILEGLEAVRKRPGMYIGDTSDGTGLHHLVFEVLDNSIDEALAGYCSEITVVIQTDNSISIVDNGRGVPTGIKYDDKHEPKRSAAEIVMTELHAGGKFDQNSYKVSGGLHGVGVSCVNALSKWLKLTIRRDGKAHYMEFARGVIQNRNIQEENGVAISPISITGDTSLSGTEVHFLADEDIFGNIEFHYEILVKRIRELSFLNNGVHIKLIDQRSGQEEDFAFSGGVKGFVEYINQTKNVLHPNIFYAEGIRPSDLGGNITAEVSMQWNDSFSEQVLCFTNNIPQRDGGTHLTGLRAAMTRVINKYIDEHEVAKKAKVEISGDDMREGLACVLSVKVPEPKFSSQTKDKLVSSEVRGPVEEIVAEALSAYLQERPADAKILCGKIVDAARAREAARKARDMTRRKGVLDGLGLPGKLADCQEKDPTKSELFIVEGDSAGGSAKQGRDRRFQAILPLKGKILNVEKARFDKMLASQEVVTLITVLGTGIGVEEYKADKLRYHRIIIMTDADVDGSHIRTLLLTFFYRQMPELIERGHIYIAQPPLYKVKFGKNEQYIKDDAELNQLLLKIALESASLQTPTGEVIEGAALGELAKHYQVIQSIVDRLSRTIDEDALRAIASGTQLNLDTEKSAQESADRLRIALADSLNPLALAPEIIVQKEERTDRYKLLLSRRIHGNLKLSAINSDFVHGDDYQSLANAAAVLSGKVLPGSKVRRGDPDKNQKEQSIQDFRAAFAWLLSEAERVLSRQRYKGLGEMNPSQLWETTMDAGSRTLLQVKIEDAIAADQVFTTLMGDEVEPRRAFIEKNALIARNLDV
- a CDS encoding DUF3717 domain-containing protein, giving the protein MLFVSIQDLEAAINYWRSQSPAFGEELHLCPEAAALAKPYALMIVQGAQRIPVDTLDETAKLAIQNFLKITR
- the dnaN gene encoding DNA polymerase III subunit beta: MQLINTSRDSLLKPLQVVSGIVERRHTLPILANLLFKKQGDKVSFISTDIEIQITTNANFGVGSEDVTTTVAARKLLDILRALPEGPVALNLKDNKMVVQSGKSRFSLQTLSATEFPIMQSVGEVTASWKMTQKSFRQLVSQVHFAMAQQDIRYYLNGMLLVIEGKQVIAVATDGHRLAYSQVELAEAPVGSGQKQEIIIPRKTILECQHLLEDSDEMLEMSLTSNQVKFTFGDIELISKLVEGKFPDFQRVIPKGHKNSLVVGRDVLQSALQRAAILTTDKFKGVRFSLSPNRITVQSTNAEQEEAQEEIETEYGGDAVEIGFNVSYLLDVLSNLKNEKIQISLGDANSSAVITLPGSEDFKYVVMPMRI